From a region of the Azospirillum formosense genome:
- a CDS encoding carbonic anhydrase yields MPHTRDQDVPIRQLLAGMKGFRARYYERRPDSMRQLVEQGQKPKILMIGCSDSRVDPALLTEAEPGEMFVVRNVANLVPPYQPDGSYHGTSAAIEYAVRVLQVSHVIVLGHALCGGIQGLIRLRKGEPDQNDFVSPWVSIASAALDPYIPPASGDTDDERRKAEFERLQQKPDVIERAAVRTSVDNLMTFPFVRERVEAGTLELHGWWFDLDSGDLWAINSQTKMFEPVD; encoded by the coding sequence ATGCCACACACCCGCGACCAGGACGTTCCGATTCGTCAGCTTCTCGCCGGGATGAAAGGCTTCCGAGCGCGCTACTACGAGCGCCGGCCCGACAGCATGCGCCAGCTCGTCGAGCAGGGGCAGAAGCCGAAGATCCTGATGATCGGCTGCTCCGACAGCCGCGTCGATCCGGCGCTGCTGACCGAGGCCGAGCCGGGCGAGATGTTCGTCGTCCGCAACGTCGCCAACCTCGTCCCGCCCTACCAGCCGGACGGCAGCTACCACGGCACCTCGGCGGCCATCGAGTACGCCGTGCGGGTGCTTCAGGTCAGCCATGTCATCGTGCTGGGCCACGCCCTGTGCGGCGGCATCCAGGGGCTGATCCGCCTGCGCAAGGGCGAGCCGGACCAGAACGACTTCGTGTCGCCCTGGGTGTCCATCGCCAGCGCGGCGCTCGATCCCTACATCCCGCCCGCCAGCGGGGACACCGACGACGAGCGGCGCAAGGCCGAGTTCGAGCGTCTCCAGCAGAAGCCCGACGTGATCGAGCGCGCCGCCGTCCGCACCTCGGTCGACAATCTGATGACCTTCCCCTTCGTCCGCGAGCGGGTGGAGGCCGGGACGCTGGAGCTGCACGGCTGGTGGTTCGACCTGGACAGCGGCGACCTGTGGGCCATCAATTCCCAGACCAAGATGTTTGAACCGGTCGATTGA
- a CDS encoding DUF1013 domain-containing protein, protein MALPLMPKATAVWLVENTSLTFEQIAAFCGLHSLEVQAIADGEVAVGMVGLDPVANGQLTKGEIERCERNQDLRLKLLVPDLPLPAARSKGPRYTPITKRGDKPDAIAWLLKHHPELSDAQLCRLIGTTKPTIAAVRDRTHWNAPNIKPRNPVLLGLCTQRELEEALALAVRRGGVPLSQEEREAQDGEDGYGDESPYSEQEEAR, encoded by the coding sequence ATGGCACTGCCCTTGATGCCGAAAGCGACGGCCGTCTGGCTGGTCGAGAACACATCCTTGACCTTCGAGCAGATCGCCGCCTTCTGCGGCCTGCATTCTCTGGAGGTCCAGGCCATCGCCGATGGCGAGGTGGCGGTCGGCATGGTCGGGCTGGACCCGGTGGCCAACGGTCAGTTGACCAAGGGCGAGATCGAACGCTGCGAGCGCAACCAGGATCTGCGCCTGAAGCTGCTGGTCCCCGACCTGCCGCTGCCGGCGGCCCGGTCCAAGGGGCCGCGCTACACCCCGATCACCAAGCGCGGCGACAAGCCGGACGCCATCGCCTGGCTGCTGAAGCACCATCCGGAGCTGTCGGACGCCCAGCTTTGCCGCCTGATCGGCACGACCAAGCCGACCATCGCGGCGGTGCGCGACCGCACGCACTGGAACGCCCCGAACATCAAGCCGCGCAACCCCGTTCTGCTCGGCCTGTGCACCCAGCGCGAGCTGGAGGAGGCCCTGGCCCTGGCCGTGCGCCGCGGCGGCGTCCCGCTGTCGCAGGAGGAACGCGAGGCCCAGGACGGCGAGGACGGCTACGGCGACGAGTCGCCCTATTCGGAACAGGAAGAGGCGCGCTGA
- a CDS encoding UbiX family flavin prenyltransferase: protein MTAPSRLVVGISGASGVILGIRLLSVLRRIGVESHLVVSRSAEVTLAHETDMKVAELRALADVSYAAADIGAAIASGSFRAMGMIVAPCSVRTMSEIATGVTSTLLTRAADVTLKERRPLVLMVRETPLHLGHLRTMTQLAEMGAVIAPPVPAFYSRPQTIDDLVDHAVGRALDLFGLDAGIVRRWGEPAPAEVLET from the coding sequence ATGACTGCACCCTCCCGTCTTGTCGTCGGCATCAGCGGAGCCTCGGGCGTGATCCTGGGCATCCGGCTGCTGTCCGTGCTGCGCCGGATCGGCGTCGAATCGCACCTCGTGGTCAGCCGCTCCGCCGAGGTCACCCTGGCCCATGAGACGGACATGAAGGTGGCGGAGCTGCGCGCTCTCGCCGACGTGTCCTACGCCGCCGCCGACATCGGCGCGGCCATCGCCAGCGGCAGCTTCCGCGCCATGGGCATGATCGTCGCCCCCTGCTCCGTCCGCACGATGAGCGAGATCGCCACGGGCGTGACCTCCACCCTGCTGACCCGCGCCGCCGATGTCACGCTGAAGGAGCGCCGTCCGCTGGTGCTGATGGTGCGCGAGACGCCGCTGCATCTCGGGCACCTGCGCACGATGACCCAGCTGGCCGAGATGGGCGCGGTGATCGCCCCGCCGGTCCCCGCCTTCTACAGCCGCCCGCAGACCATCGACGATCTGGTCGACCACGCCGTGGGGCGCGCGCTCGACCTGTTCGGGCTGGACGCGGGCATCGTCCGCCGCTGGGGCGAGCCGGCGCCTGCGGAGGTTCTGGAAACATGA
- a CDS encoding NAD(P)H-quinone oxidoreductase, giving the protein MGIALPDSMTCVEISQPGGPEVLRTAQRPAPVPGPGEVLVAVEAAGVNRPDMLQRQGRYDPPPGASDLPGLEIAGRVVALGEGVTEWAADDAVCALISGGGYAQYCVVPAPQLLPVPKGYGMVEAAAVPETFFTVWTNVFERGALKPGETLLVHGGSSGIGTTAIQLAKAFGSRVFTTAGSAEKCRACEELGADRAIDYKTEDFAAVIQKETGGRGVDVVLDMVGGDYIARDIGIMAPDGRHVSIAFLQGPKVSINMFPVMTKRLTLTGSTLRARSVEEKGRIAAALRAKVWPLLEGGTVKPVIHKVFTLEQAAEAHALMESSAHIGKIVMTVGR; this is encoded by the coding sequence ATGGGCATCGCCCTGCCGGACAGCATGACCTGCGTGGAGATTTCGCAACCCGGCGGCCCGGAGGTCCTGCGCACCGCGCAGCGCCCCGCCCCGGTGCCCGGCCCCGGCGAGGTTCTGGTGGCGGTAGAGGCGGCGGGCGTCAACCGTCCGGACATGCTGCAGCGCCAGGGCCGCTACGACCCGCCGCCGGGCGCCTCCGACCTGCCCGGCCTGGAGATCGCCGGGCGCGTCGTCGCCCTGGGCGAGGGCGTGACGGAGTGGGCCGCCGACGACGCGGTCTGCGCCCTGATCTCCGGCGGCGGCTACGCCCAGTATTGCGTGGTCCCGGCGCCCCAGCTCCTGCCCGTGCCGAAGGGCTACGGCATGGTCGAGGCCGCCGCGGTGCCGGAGACCTTCTTCACCGTCTGGACCAACGTGTTCGAGCGCGGCGCGCTGAAGCCCGGCGAGACGCTGCTGGTCCATGGCGGCTCCAGCGGCATCGGCACCACGGCCATCCAGCTCGCCAAGGCCTTCGGCTCACGGGTCTTCACCACCGCCGGCAGCGCCGAGAAGTGCCGCGCCTGCGAGGAGCTGGGCGCCGACCGCGCCATCGACTACAAGACCGAGGATTTCGCCGCGGTCATCCAGAAGGAGACCGGCGGGCGCGGCGTCGACGTGGTGCTGGACATGGTCGGCGGCGACTACATCGCCCGCGACATCGGAATCATGGCCCCGGACGGGCGGCACGTCTCCATCGCCTTCCTGCAGGGGCCGAAGGTCTCCATCAACATGTTCCCGGTGATGACCAAGCGGCTGACCCTCACCGGCTCCACCCTGCGCGCCCGCTCGGTCGAGGAGAAGGGCCGCATCGCCGCCGCTCTGCGCGCGAAGGTCTGGCCGCTTCTGGAAGGCGGCACCGTCAAGCCGGTGATCCACAAGGTGTTCACGCTGGAGCAGGCGGCCGAGGCGCACGCCCTGATGGAATCCAGCGCGCACATCGGCAAGATCGTCATGACGGTCGGCCGCTGA